In Hemiscyllium ocellatum isolate sHemOce1 chromosome 33, sHemOce1.pat.X.cur, whole genome shotgun sequence, the following are encoded in one genomic region:
- the LOC132831203 gene encoding SH3 and multiple ankyrin repeat domains protein 1-like, translating to MNPYHQLITDLASVTLIPIADDSMLGAVAPKAPLSSTFQNWPKTPQHSPKPPKTVEFDIKPPMRRAPSPSMPQATEHRVNPGTPRPSSLPILPSVAQPGPPMGYDIHSAPTSVGNSFASFPPGSRAHSPTSSFQSPPPVPPDKPFAAKPLAFWTKFDVADWLDYLNLGEHKEHFLDNEIDGSHLPSLQRDDYVDLGVTRVGHRMNIERALKRLLER from the exons atgaaccctTACCATCAACTAATAACTGACTTAGCCAGCGTTACCCTCATCcc GATCGCTGACGATTCCATGCTGGGAGCCGTAGCTCCGAAAGCCCCGCTGAGCAGCACATTCCAGAACTGGCCCAAGACCCCCCAGCACAGCCCGAAACCCCCAAAGACCGTGGAGTTTGACATCAAGCCCCCCATGAGGAGAGCTCCCAGCCCCTCCATGCCACAGGCCACTGAGCACAGAGTCAACCCGGGCACACCGCGCCCCTCCTCACTGCCCATCCTGCCCTCGGTGGCACAGCCTGGGCCCCCCATGGGCTACGACATACACAGTGCCCCCACTTCAGTCGGGAACAGCTTTGCCAGCTTCCCACCCGGTAGCCGGGCCCACTCGCCCACCAGCAGCTTCCAGTCGCCGCCCCCTGTGCCCCCCGACAAGCCCTTCGCTGCCAAGCCCCTGGCCTTCTGGACCAAGTTCGACGTGGCCGATTGGCTGGATTACCTGAACCTGGGCGAACACAAGGAACACTTCCTGGACAACGAGATCGATGGCAGCCACCTCCCCTCGCTGCAGAGGGACGACTACGTCGATCTCGGTGTGACCCGGGTCGGGCATCGGATGAACATCGAGCGCGCCTTGAAACGCCTTCTCGAGAGGTGA